In the Puntigrus tetrazona isolate hp1 chromosome 19, ASM1883169v1, whole genome shotgun sequence genome, TCCTGGCACCTTTCTCCAAAACGCTCCAAAAATGACTTGACACCTACTAAAGGTCAACATAAACATAAGGTCACAGACTTACACTACGAtgtagaaaaagcaaaaaataaaaagagcaagaaCACTGACCAGTAGTTCCTGCTGGGCCTCTGTGCTGTAAGGGTGTCGTGTCCTTGGTAAACCTCTCACGAGACTGAGGTATGATAGAAACATCAGCAGTAGAAGAGGGTTTAGGTGTCAGAATCGGTTTTGCAGGGCTTGAATTAAATGCTGCTGCAGAACTCGATTTAGATGGACCCTGGTTCTTCAGGGGGCTCTGAGAGACGTAACCTCTGTGGGGACTGGAGGGAGATGCTGTCAAAGATTTAAGTGGACTGGAGGACTGGGTAGAGGGATAAATCTTCAGTGGGCTGGAAACAGGAGAGGAATCGGCTTGAGCAGGTCTGGGCTGAGGAAACTCTGTCTTCTGAGCAATAGGAGGAACCACTCTGGTTGACTTGACTGGAGAGTAAACTGCTGGCTGTaagaacaaatatttttagatattttcaaACAGGATTCTTCACATCCCCTCAATACAAccacacacattaaaaagaataaaacggAATCTGTTGTTGGTGTGACCCACCTGCGGACCGCTGTCGACAGATTTGTGAAGAGCTGGTCGGGCAGTCTGAGGCCGTTCGACAGCAGGACTTGGCTTGGTATTGTTACTCATCACTGTACTGACTGGAGGGCGCACACAGGCCGTGCCAGGCTTTGCTTGTGCATTGTCCCAGCGAGTGGGCGGGTGTCCAAGGTCATCTTCCCAGGAACCGATTGTGGCGGCAAGGTTTGCCAGTCTACCCTTTCTTCCAGAACGAAGCTCAGAGTTTGTTGGTGTAGCAGGAGGGAGATCCACTTTGTGCGACTTCAGAGGAGATACAACTACCTTTTCTGGGACAGTTTCTGCGGTTCCTGAAAGCACAACTGTGTGTTAAATACATCAATGGTTTATTTGACTCATTCTGAGTCATATTATTTACTATAATCACATAATTGTCTAGATTTGGGTGTTCTGGAGGACCTTAAATGTGCActtgttatttaaaacaaatctatttctaatacatgataaaatatcttataaacaaatcatttgtatttcttcagaatatataaaaacaggcAACAAGGATTTTGACATTCGTACTTCCATTCAAGGCTAGTGGTCAACTGacatagttatttttaatggttGATGGTGATAATTTAGAGAGCAGGGTAGCCGATGGCAGATAAATTTAATATCACAGTTCAATATTCCataacacattcataccattaCTGcaatttggagaaatgcaatgttttgtttaaaagtacAATGTTTGCCTTTGTTGGAGCAGAAAAGCCAGATATCAGCCTGTGAGATATATCAGCCAACCACAATTACAGGCACAAATGGCTGATGCAGTcacaacaaatacaaattaatcaTCCAGCTCAATATACTGAATGGTCCATAAACTCGCAATTAAGTTCAGTGCATTCAGGATGCGAGACAGTTGCCTACCCTCAGAGTCCCAGTAATGCCTTTGCTCAGCCAGTCTCTGTAGACGAGATCTCATGTTGGAGACGCCTGGGGTTGGTGCATCTTTCTGTGCCTCTTTGGCTCCCTCTAGAGCAGTGTGCTTCATTGCACTAGCTATGCTTTTTGCTGGAGATTGAGGAGGGTGCGTCTTTTCAGTGTCTGGAGGAGGCCGAGTGGCCAGCACTTCTGGTTCTGGTGTACAAAGAGCAGACCTTTGCTCTACAGGCATGGGACGAACGATGCTTGGAACCAGAGGTGGTTTCTTGTCCGTCATAGGCTCAGAGGCTGTCACTTGCAGGGCCGTTGGTgggtgtttgttttcttctccagAAAGAAGAGTATTTTCATCTGAACAGCGACGCTTTGAGGGTGATGGTTTGGAAGAGGGTAGTGctatccaaaaaagaaaaacatcttatttttaGGCTATAGAAGGAAAGTGACGAAACATGTATTATGTCAAAACAGGAACGcgacaaaataaaatttcaaaaacaactaaacCTTTTTCAATGGTCGGCTCACTTATGACactgtttgtgtctgtgagtgGCTCCCTTGATCTTTTAGCCATTGGACGGTTGGCCGCCGTTGGTCTCTCTGCCATTTTCCTCTGCAGATTTTCTCTACGAGCTCGTGTGCGCTCTAAAAGTTTCTGAATGAGCAAAGTGACAAATTAGCTTTGCAAAGCGTTCAGTACATCACTAAGGCCTATATCACTGTgttaaagaaaaacagacaccaaaacacaaacaacaatatgcaaatataatacattttatgtcagAGATCTGCACGATATGCATGacatgaaagcaaaaaaaagtgcattcaaGTATCACAAGTTTTAGTTCCTTTTTTCATGCATGGGTTTATCTGCGCTGATCATCTCTGACTGTGAACAAACCAGCCAGCGGCTCTAGAAGAACGTATCACACTCATGATTAACAGCCCTGTTACTGAGCAAGACCAAACACATTCCTGCAGTGTGGCTGTTGGTTGGCCGTCTCCCAGGGAATGAGTGGAAATTTCAGTTAGGGAGCATTTCATGTCCATGGAATTTTGTCACGTGACCCTGCAGATGAATCCTATTGGCTCAAACCAGGCTTCCTGTATTTAACAAGCTATGGCCACAGCCCTGacagctattgtttttttccttattcaaaaacatttcatactCAAAAGGCTAATATTTGTATGTACAAAAGGCATTCAATTCAAATATCCTAAGTTTATGCACCGTATTTACAACTTAATTCGTTTTTTTGACgtaaaaaccttaaaataaaccgTTAACTTTGAATACCAGACACTATACTCAAATAATAGACAAAACACTAAGATATAACAGATGTTAACCTGTGACTTAATGTCACACACTTAACGTTataacagaaacattttttaaaacacgaATGTTAGGCCAAAACagcaacacaacaacaaaaaactaatcaGCATCAGTTTGAATGATTTtgcaagtaaaaataatgtttgctTTATTATATGCAGGATTTTGATCAAGTAGAGAAGCATTAGCTTTACACAAACGTTACAATGTAacgtaaataaaactgcaaatcGTCATATTAGAAGACAATAAGTAATTCAATAGGTAAATAAGAAGAAAGACAGAAGTTTAAGGATATCTAAAGGCAACAATAACGTTACATAGAGCACAGCGGACTGGTACAAGTGTATATCCATACCCTCCCTCACCAACTAACGAACATATGGTGTTATAAAGGGCACTCACCTCCGTGAATGGGTCCATCCTGGTATACACTACgataaacttaaattaaagcTCAAtcctctttgtttttattctttatttgcCTGGTGAGGGAGTTCAAGTCtctccgctctctctctcacgccaCGCGCTCCTCAGCTGTTTGAAAATTTTGAATTTAGCGCTTGCTCACTTCTCACTGCAGCCAACGGTCGCAGACACGTCACCGCACACGAGCTGAACCAATGAGAGCCCAGTCCGTTAACTCAGCCACGCCCACACACCCTCTAAGCTCCCGTTTAAAATCGGCACAGTTTAATGTGTTTGCTGAATTTAACTATTTGCGTGTTCActaaatctacattttaaaggcttttatttttcatttggaaTAAACTTTAGGTActttccttttattttgtgaagCTGTTTGATGGCATTTAGGGATATTTGCTGCACGTAGTTTTTGGGCACCAGCATTTTATGTTCCTAACAATGAAAGTAAagcagtttatttattcttttttttttttttacatttattttccatatagataaataaatgcatctgcGAAGTGATGAAAACTCCATGCGtcatattaacattaatttatcacctatctatcctatctatctatctatctatcgttttcATTTCAGTCTTAAAGACTACATGAAATTTATCAACATAAAATGGGTCGCGCAAGGTTAGtagatgttaaaaaatatataatgacaattaaaatgtataattatataaattaaagtttagattaaaaaaaaaaaaaaatatatatatatatatatatatatatatatatatatatatatatatatatatatatatatatatatatggaattaAGTGATTTCTACATATTTCATCTAGGACCAAAATCAGCCTTTAaacttaaaagaaataaatagctaaaaatgaatgaaaattcatgataattatcaatattataagcgttttttttcctctgcatTTTTATTGATCGCCCAGCCCTACAAACACAGCTACATGCGAGTCCAGCGCggcattattgtttctcctcacCAAAGCACGAGCAGATCCAGCAGATGGCAGTGCCGATAAAGACAGGCCTGCCCAGGCTTGCGCAATCTGGGTAACcggaattacatttttgtactaCAATGTACGCTTTAACGCTGTGCGTTTCCATTCGCTTTGATTGCGCGCCAGAAGTCAACGCATACATGATAAACAGCGTGTCCTACATCTGACTCTTCATATAACGGACTCCAGTGAATTATGTCAGCAGGTGTAGAGATGGAAAATAAATAGGTCATTTCCCAACTTCCTGTGGATTTCTACCATGTGACCGACTTAAATATTTCAAGAGTTTAGTCATCTTCCATCTGCACTATCACTTTTCACACTAGAAATGCCACAGGAGCGGTTTCCTTTATGTACGTGAGTCATTGATCAGTCAGGACCTTTCTGGCCAGAAAGTCCTGGTGCGGGAAAGCCTCATGGAGTCAAATGAGTCACATTTGGTTTGTCTTTTAAATTGATAGCCCTCCATTCTGGGTCATGAACTGTTTTGAGCGGCACATCTTTTCCCCCCGTCTGTTTTATAGGACGGCAATCACAGAGATTGACTGATTTCTCATTCGGCTACATCACTTTCACCAAATTACTTTTCGCATTATCTTCGGCCATAACTTCGGATGTTATCTTGAAGGtggccattaaaaaaaaaaaataaatcagtcatCACGAAGTGACTCATCCGCCAAGCACAGTAAATAGCTAACATATTACAGGAAAGAACACGCAATGAAAAACGCACCAGAatcaatttaaattcatttatttgtcttAAAACCAAGATGAAGTGGGGGTGTTCTCAAAATGGGCACattgatcaaaacaaaacaaaaaacaaaaaacaaaaaaaagaaacgaaagcaaaattgaaaataaactcAGAGCTGACCAGTCTCCCGCCTCTCACTTCCTTCAGTGTCTGTGGGCTGAACAGTAGGGTGACAGAGAAAGTGTACACATCATGTGTGGGTGTCACAGTCAGGCCAACAGTAAAGCTTCTTACTGAGCAGCTATAGAAAGTGAGTACCTAAGACAAGCCGAGTATCCTCCTGTATTTGAATTTGGGTGTAGGACGGTCCTAAGGGTAAGGGCTTTTCTAAGCTGGACTGAATATTGCACTCCCCAGAGATAAAGAAAACGAGAGAAAATAACATGGctctgtaaaagaaaaagaaaaaaaagtgtcctAACCCCACCCACACTCCTGACAAGACACACTAATTATAGTGAATAAATACGGCTGACATATTTAAAACCTAGGCTAACCctaaattaaaagtgatttcAAAGGGGGCAATTGCTTCATTGGGAGAGGAActtcttaaaaatgttgttttgtgcaaaaatatCATATGCCTACTTTAGATTTGCTTCTGTAACAAAATTGGCTATCGTGTGtggaaataattacaaaaaaaggataATAGGAGCATGCCCAACAATAAGAGTCTTAATAAAAATCAACGATGACGGCAAATGTAAATCTTTTCATCATGGTTCAAAGTACTCGTTctgaaatgacacaaaataaaaagtcgTCCCATTATTGGTAATTTGGGAAATCAGGGGAACTTGTGTAAATTCTTGCCCGTGACCGTTAACGCTGGTGAACCAAGCAGGTCATGGGCTCATCTGTGTGCTTTGACCCTTCTCTTTGATACTGCTGGTGAATCCATAGATCAGCTCTCTTTATTACATCTGTGATCGATTAGCCATGATTCATTTGATAAAATCACCACAATTATAACCCACAGCTCTCGCTCCCCTCTACCCTGGTTGAACTTCCCACTGTTTTGTATGACTGACAGAATGACGCTCTACTGGACACAGCAGTTGTGACCGTTGGCATCCTTGAACCGCAGACGCATCTTGGGTCTGTATTTTTCAAGGTAAAGAAGCTGCTTGGAGTTGAAAGCTCCACGTCtcttcctaaaaaaaaaaaaaaaaaacagacagacaaaaacattagTCTACAGTCTACAGGTTGAAATGCCACTTTTCAGTCTGAAAGACAGTCCGTCTGCAAATATTGGGCAGTTGGTATGAGGGGCACAGACTCGgtttggtttgtgttttttttagcttcagacTGTTATTCCATTCAGTCAgagaatatgaaaaatgtttaagatTTTGAGCCAATTGCAGAACACcgtttgcatttgtgtttgtggtTGTAAACTACTTCAGCTAATTGTAACGCACGATCCTCAATCGATTAAATGTGAGATGCCCAGTATTTCCCAAGTGTATGACATCTGGTGTCTTAACAActgtaagatttaaaaaaataaaaatacaaaattgtgTGGTGTCTTCTAACCTTATCAAGGAGAAATCATCCGAACTACTTACTGTCTTATAAACTGCACCGCATCTTCATACTTCATTCCACACTCGATTAAGGCTAAAGCCACCAGTACAGGTGCTctgtaaaacaagacaaagttTTTAATGCACTTAAACTGATAGCGTGAtggggaaaacaaacaaaacaaataaaagacctttttttaaaggtcatGAATTTTTGCACCTGCATCAACAATGACCAAATCAGTGTGTACCATCTTTGGGAGCTCATAAACAAGTGTGCTTGTGTTCACagaaaactgtattttgagATGCTTGCGTATATAAAAAGGTCAAAAGCTGAGAAGGTAGTCTGTGGTTcagttctcacacacaccctccCCAAAAAtgctgaacaaacaaacaacaacaacaacaacaacaacacttcTGGCGCTTGGAGAGCAGCATGACCACAGGCTTGTTTTAAATGGTTCTGGTGTTTTTCCCTAAAGAAACTGGTGTAAACTGACCTTAGGAAAATGAATGCAAGAGCACAGAATGCACTGCACTGCCCACAATGTTGGTTACACCATACTAACACCAGCAGGTCACAGACGCTTACCTTCTCAAGTTTAGACTGATTactgttatgtgtgtgtatgtgtgtgttagcaAGACTGAGTGCTAGAAATCTAGTTAGAGTTTGAAAAGTTTGAGTCTCATATGCTGgctgcttattttttattatatttattttattattatgttttttacagaaattaatcAGACCTTTTAGATTCATAATATgttgataattatatatatatatatatatatttaattatatctaTTCTTTTGCACTGTTCTTCCAAATAATCCTAAATAAAGATATcagatgccaaaaaaaaaagcaacattagaatgatttctgaaggatcatatgataCTGGTGTTTCGGCttctaaaaaaacagcttttactgtattttcatcaCATCAAAGTCAAGTCAATAAGAgactaaaataaaagacaatacATACGTCCTATCATGAAGGAAGGAGTAACTCTTGAAGTCACAAATATCTCAACAAGCACATTGAAAATATAACACTAACCGGCCCAACCCCGCAACACAGTGAACTGCGACGCAGCATCCTGGCTCCTCTCGGAACTTAGTCTTCAGCAGGTTTAACCAATCATCTACAATCTGGGTTGGGGGCGGAGCTCCATCATCAAAGGGCCAGTCCTGCAGCcaccaaagaaaacaaacaaacacaaacagtttAGATTTTGATGAAACTAGTTAATGTCTTGTGTACCTCCCCAAGCACTGGAGGGaacattagcaaaaaaaaaaaaaaaacacagctgaagAACTTGAGATGTTTCACATTAGGCCTTGCAGAATTTGCCTGTGGAGCAAGGCATTTTAGGAGAGCAGAACGTTCTCATGAACTGTTTTTGGGCAGAAGGCCACAGAGATCTGGCCTCCTCCCAGTCAAACCGCACAACTAGCAAGAAAGGGCtgagaggaaaggagagaaatATGCCGAGACGAAGCAGGAGTGGACGGAACAAGGAGATTAAGATATAACGCAAGGCTGGAAAGAGAAGATCAATAGAGAGAGCTGTCAGAAAAAGAGCGCAGAGGACAGAGGAGTTTGCGGCAAGATGTATCTGGTTCACCAAAATGACGCACAAATTTAATGTCATCCTAAGGGAGTACGGTGGTTTTCTGGTAAATCCATTTGCATCACTAAACACAGCTTAGGACAGCATTAATTAGCAACGGTTTCGTGTAGTTATCTCGGTGTACTGTAAGAGGAAATGGAAAGCAGACCGAGATCGGAGCACGTGAGAATGTTAAAGTGAAAGCGTGTGTGGGCGAGTGTGACAGATAATGGAAACGGACTGTCTATGCAGCTGTCTGGGCTGCTGTGCTCCTGATGACCTGCAGACAGCTTTGGCTCGCAGCAGTCTCTCGCTTTCTTCGCTCCTTAAACATGCAATTCCTTGTTCCTCTTAATGGTTCTTTATTTAGCCGTTCCCTGTGTCAATTGTGAGTGAGCCACTTCCTAAGAAAAATGGACAAGGTGCACTGTGTGGAATTTGAATAGCAGGGATGTAAATCTTTTCTCAGGTATTGGAGTACAGCTGTAGTTAGACAGATGCCATGGGCCGTGTATCACTCGCACACAAGAGTATGCTGCTTAAACTACTCTGTACCTTTCCTACAGTACGGATATTGTTCCCTTTTTAACACCTTTGCTTCCTTAATTTCCAAATAGCATTCTGGAGGtcatgaaaaatacatcatcATCAAATACAAGGGAACAAAAGCAAAGGTTGAAATTTCCTCTTTTAAATGAGAAACTTTGGCTTGCCTACATCTCCACACATAGctgcttttaatacatttgtaactGTCTATATATCTTCTGTTTACCAACCTAGCATGCAGAGTACAGGTGATTACAGATGGTAAATAAACTAGGAGGCCAATCTAGGCTTTTCCAGCAGGGTCAGACGAAGATAATGTGAAGTGTAAATAAAGGCTCAACACGCAGagtaagttttttttcccccaaaggCCCCTAAGAAAAAGCTATGTCTTTATTAGACACATGCCCACATACAGCTCTTGTTGCCGCCATCAGTTGAGCAGTGGGTGAAACGACCTGCTTGATCTGAAGAAGGAAAGAAGCATGTTTGAGATTTTGCTCGTTCAGTTCCCCTTTTGAGATCAGGTCACAGAAAAGGCCATTACAAACGAGACGAAGCAATCACTAAAATTGCATCACAATTACTGCAATTCTTATGATACAATACCATGAGTAGTTCtatttttgagaattttttttttttattatttttaagctttgaGAGCACATAACACTGAATATTAAGAGAAAAGTGTACTACGTTCCCGCtcaaaactttttatattttaaaatgtaatttattcctttgatagCAAGGCTACATTTTCTCCGGTCTTCCCTGTCACATGatactttagaaatcattctactATTCTGATTAGctgttcaagaaaaaaaaatatataaaaatgtattattaatgttgaaaaattcTGCAGCTTAATACTTGTGAAAGCTGTGatcctttgatgaatagaaagtttaaaaaatatcataatttactaaaaaaaatacatctggTAATTTCTTGTCTTGTCCTTTTGATCTAAATACCCAAAAT is a window encoding:
- the ptp4a2b gene encoding protein tyrosine phosphatase type IVA 2; the protein is MGRLANMNRPAAVEISYDCMRFLITHNPTNSTLNKFTEELKKFGVNTLVRVCDATYDKAPVEKEGIQVLDWPFDDGAPPPTQIVDDWLNLLKTKFREEPGCCVAVHCVAGLGRAPVLVALALIECGMKYEDAVQFIRQKRRGAFNSKQLLYLEKYRPKMRLRFKDANGHNCCVQ